The Amycolatopsis endophytica genome includes the window CGGTCGTAGAACAGCCACCGGCACTCCGGCGCCCGGCACGGCTTGAGCCTGCGTGCCCGGCCCGTCACCTCCGCCCGGAACAGGGCGTCCAGCAGGCGCGCGATCAGGCCGTCCACGCCTGACCGCGCGGACACCAGCGCGGGCCCGTCCGCCGACCAGCGTGGCCCGGTCCCGGTCGCGAACTCGTTGAGCGCGTCCGTCACGTCCAGGCCGTCGAGGTGGTCTCGCAGCGTCTCGCGGAACCGCACCAGACGCTCCAGTTCCGCCGGGTCCGGGGTGAATTCGCCCAGGTCGTGCGCGGCCAGCCAGCGGGCGGCGGCGTCCGGCCCGGTCAGATCGTCCTCGTCGTAGAGGAACCGCGCGGAGTTGCCGAACTCCTGGAGCGGGCGCAGCTCGTCCGGGGCCGCGGGTCGCGAGGGGGCCATGACCTCAGGTTACCGGGCGAACCCTGCAAGCGGTAACGGGTCAAGTTGCCTTCAAATGTATGGAGACGGTAACCGAAGGGAGGGTGGCCGTGGCCGGGATGTCCGCGATCGGCGTGGGGTACGGCTTCGCCCGCTACGGCTACGGCCTGTTCCTGCCGCGGCTCGAAGCGGAATTCTCGTTGTCGGTCGCGCAGACCGGCCTCATCGGGAGCCTCACCTACGCCGGCTATCTCGCCGCGCTGGCCGCGGTCGGCGCGCTCGTCGCGAAGGTCGGGCCGCGGCCGTTGATCCTGACCGGCGGCGTGACGGCCGCGGCGGGCCTGGCCCTGGCCGCGG containing:
- a CDS encoding CGNR zinc finger domain-containing protein, which translates into the protein MAPSRPAAPDELRPLQEFGNSARFLYDEDDLTGPDAAARWLAAHDLGEFTPDPAELERLVRFRETLRDHLDGLDVTDALNEFATGTGPRWSADGPALVSARSGVDGLIARLLDALFRAEVTGRARRLKPCRAPECRWLFYDRSPAGNSVWCTMDICGARHKMRTYRSRH